In Ictalurus furcatus strain D&B chromosome 20, Billie_1.0, whole genome shotgun sequence, the DNA window tataattatttttaatgttgcctaagtaaaatgatttaaataaataaatacaaacaactAAAAAGACTAAAGACATCGTTTAGCTGTTTATATTGGAGCTCGCTTACGTATAACTCCAATTAAATTAATCAATAATTTCgtgaattaatttattattaaatgtattccTTTCATTCTTGTTTTATATcaacactataataataataataataattttaaaaaaaaacaatcatcatcatcctgaaaAGTcatcaaacaaacacaaatacatttattaatttatttctttatttttttatgtttttattttaattttgttgagCTGTTCATGTTGTAGCTGGGTTactttttacattatatatgtataaataagtTGTATGCAAATCCtgtataaatgcatttaaaaaaagaaagaaagaaaaaaaagaaagtaactCGTTGAATAGATGGATGACGAAATTTTGTAtgcaaaacccggaaacgagtttgtattttagcacttccggttccatcggggttttttttgtttgtttgtttgtttgcttaaatGCATTATTTCAACATTCAGTTTACAGTATGGTAGAACTAAAATAGAACATAATAAGTATTAAGAATAACAGCAATATAAGTAATAGTTAAAGAAAACACTTAAACAACACCATAGCTCAAAACAGAAGTAGAACTAGAtagtaactttaaaaaaaaggggggggggcattgcccaaattaaaagaaaattactCATTAATTACAGTAAAACGTTTGTAGGCCGTGCAAACTGTACATGTCCTGAGTGCTTTTTTGTTAAGAGAATTTGTCAGATGAAATTGTAaccaaataaatgttttaccATTCGAAAActtacatttatgaatatataatctacataggaaaataattaggtTTATTATAAAGCAGGCATTTAGATCTGCTTCAACAAATCCAAAAATGACAGTTTTGGGATTCGTTGAAAAACTCTGCAAGATATTAGTTACAAACTAACATCTTTCCAAAGCTGCAAAGTATAACTGCACGCCCAACACAAGTGAAGGGGAGTTTCAGTGTCATTCTGACGAAAAAGAGCAATTAGTGTAAAAATCCGatctgaatttttattttaaataaatattatgaatTAATTTAGAAGATATTTCTTTTACTTTGTGAGGAAAAAGCTTTGTTGCATGGACCATATATTTTCTTTCAATCTAATCTATCAAAGAGTCCATTCCAATACCAGAGATAGAGCTCTTACTTTATgaattcttcctttttttcttcttcttccggtTCCATCGTGCCCGAAGTCaatgagtgtttttttaaaatgggattttggttaaaagcctgaaataaggtctgtggtgaacacaagctccaAATATTTTCCCCGTTTCATTCTACGACATAAagtacaccagtaatacccccACTCGTGTTTATTAAAGCTTTTACATGTATTGAAAAACACGGCTGctaacaagttgctaaatgggactacagacgttgtcggggacattgaacgtcatcacgccgaacagaaAAACACTTTGCAAATAAACTGGTTCAGATAAGCTATGCACAATTCCCAAAGAcacgtggatgaagattcatccacagagtaaatccgtattatgggaaatgtttttaaatcaagtttggtaAAGTTGTCGtcagcttggtgatggtgacgttaaAGTCGAGCGAccatggtgtagttcgtttataacATACGGTTGGCGTTTTATTTCTGgcaattgtatttaggcttcaaactgcataaaagttgtgttcatttgcgaaaattatcttgatggacaaaacgtgtacgtattgtaaacttttgcgATAACCCAAAAACCTATGGGGAAAATCctgttgggtttttgtcgagggggaagcagtgtgatgctaacttcgttacaaaatgacgtcatccctgtcCCACTCTATAGGCTGCTGATGCGAATGGCGTGAAGCTCATCCGATTACCGTAAAGCTTCAAATACACTCGCCTAAAAACCATTACAGACTTGtctattaaaaatacatattttactTAAACATACATGCTGTATATAGAAATCACGCTGCACAGTTTGAGTAACTAAGACCGTCATTTGATCAGTTCTAGCGCCGTTTTACAAAAACACGTGATgacaaatgtacattttttcGAGCTCATGTATGGTGTATGTTACGGTTAACAGAACGGAAGGTTAAACCATTCCGCGTCAAAAAGCCTTTTAACCAATCACATCACGGACTAGGGAAAGGGGGCGTGGTTCTATAGAGAGCGCGGAAGTGTGCGTGCAGAAACAGATGGAAGGTTTCTGAATGGATTGAAAGCGCGGAAGTTTTATATACAATGACAGCTTCAGAGCCTAAACTTATTTTGTTATTCAGCGGAAAACGGAAGTCTGGCAAGGACTACGTGACagatttaatacaaaaaaggtgattttttttttttaaatcaatgctaATGGCGTAACCTGTGTTTGGGTGGTTGGTGTCACATGTTTCAGCTCCGACAatgtttaaaggtgcaataggcAACTTATTTTCGTTCCTACcagtacaaataacctggataAATATGTAGGACGTGGTGAGAAATAATGGTTTAATCTATGGCTGTAGCACGAGTGCATTACGTGGCTGAGAAAACCCGTATGGAAAACTGTCTTCCGGTCCGGCATGCTGCAATTTCCTTCTCGATCAATAAAAGTTTTATCTATCTATGGTTGTTAAAGATGTATGTACGTGTGCAGGTTGAGTCCAGAGCTGTGCTGCATCCTCCGGCTTTCTGCTCCACTTAAAGAGCGATATGCACAGGTATAAATCAGCTCTTACAACACAAATATCAGATCACTTTAAATACAAACTGATTCAAAATCTATACATCATTAGGAGCACGGGCTGGACTACGAGCAGCTATTGGGAGCAGGGCAGTATAAGGAGCAGCACCGGGCGGAGATGATCCGCTGGGGGGAGAGCAAGAGGCACCTGGACCCAGGCTTCTTCTGCCGCATGGTGGTGTGCGGGGCCACTCAGCCCGTGTGGGTGAGTACTAGGGTTAGAGACGCTTTAACCCTGATCATCAGGACGATACTAcgattaaaaaatttttttttaaaaatcaccacACCCCTTCTGAAAAATCCACTTCATCTGATGAAGTACCAGCGGTCACAACACAGTAGCTGCTGAAACTGGTAGACCACCTTCTACTGCTGACTGAAAGGAATCACTTTCTACATCACCgatattgtttttaagaaaacaacaacagtaaagCAATTAGAAAATCTCAAATGTTTATCGAGTAATTAATAAGGAAGTGGGAAAATTACACCACCTGACAAAGATGATCTAGTCTAAGATGGTCTAATCAGCTCGACCGTGTTTTGGTAGTTGGTCAGCCCCTGCTGGTCAGATTTTTCAGTTCAGGCATGTTTAAAGGTGCGATAGGCAATTTATTTTAGTTCCTACTAGTACAAATAAGCTGGAATAATTTGACCCCATGTGCAGACTCAGGACGGAAACCTTTTCATACAAATGCAGCATCATAGTGGAAAAATGAGACCCCTAGTTTTGGACAAGGATTAgctagacatagatagataaatacatCATACTAGGCAATCATTGAGTACGGGTAATCACACGGCTTCTTAATTtagaattacaaaaaaaaaaaaaacacacggaTCAGATCACCCTGGATAATATGGGCCTAGTTTGTTTAATTAAGCAGCACTCTTTTGTAATTTCTTCTTCGTGTCCTTCATGCTCCGTAAACCGGGATTACAGTTTGACCTTAACCTGATACACTGTAAGAAGCTATAGTCCTGTTGCATGATTGGATCAACTGCTTACTGCTCACCTGGCCTGgcctgcctttctctctctagaTTGTGAGTGACTGCAGGCGCATGTCTGATTTGCAGTGGTTCTATAGTGAATATCCACAGCGGTGTGCGAGTGTCCGAGTGGAGGCCTCTGACCAAACCAGGGCTCAGAGGGGATGGAGATT includes these proteins:
- the pmvk gene encoding phosphomevalonate kinase gives rise to the protein MTASEPKLILLFSGKRKSGKDYVTDLIQKRLSPELCCILRLSAPLKERYAQEHGLDYEQLLGAGQYKEQHRAEMIRWGESKRHLDPGFFCRMVVCGATQPVWIVSDCRRMSDLQWFYSEYPQRCASVRVEASDQTRAQRGWRFTAGIDDAESECGLDQGVDFDWTIRNEGDITFLDGQLEGLLSLARERTQEHQYTQDSIKSNGQ